One Nerophis ophidion isolate RoL-2023_Sa linkage group LG06, RoL_Noph_v1.0, whole genome shotgun sequence genomic region harbors:
- the ttpal gene encoding alpha-tocopherol transfer protein-like isoform X2 — MAESIGLRSGSVNPTAAAEPKWFPGPPPAVYTCTLSPELVAKAREELQEKPEWRLRDVQALRDMIQKEQPNLRTRLDDAFLLRFLRARKFDYDRALQLLVNYHAGHKAWPEVFQDLKPSMVKHVLDLGFLTVLPRPDPNGRYILCLRPGKWKPNDYPFVDNVRALYLTLEKLIQPEETQVNGIVILADYTGVGMSQASNPGPFLAKKVVSILQYMLHSSDLRSLHQNIPRSVLPEEYGGTAGQLDMRAWSRLLLDSEEEFIVEFCQPDPLEGVVLPESMLFHGEEASGQDEDAFRGLRSPLYSCY, encoded by the exons ATGGCTGAGTCCATCGGCCTCAGGTCTGGTTCAGTCAACCCGACAGCAGCTGCAGAACCAAAGTGGTTCCCTGGACCCCCACCAGCTGTTTACACCTGCACCCTTAGTCCCGAATTGGTGGCCAAGGCACGAGAGGAGCTCCAGGAGAAACCAGAATGGCGTCTACGGGATGTTCAAGCACTACGAGACATGATACAAAAG GAGCAGCCCAATCTCAGGACAAGGCTGGATGATGCCTTCCTTCTGCGCTTCCTTCGGGCCAGAAAGTTTGACTACGACAGAGCCCTGCAGCTGTTAGTCAATTACCACGCAGGACATAAAGCTTGGCCAGAGGTGTTCCAGGACCTGAAGCCATCTATGGTAAAGCATGTACTGGACTTGGGATTCCTCACAGTCCTGCCTCGACCTGACCCCAATGGGAGGTACATCCTCTGCCTCCGGCcag GAAAATGGAAACCAAATGACTACCCATTTGTTGACAATGTGAGGGCCCTTTATCTgacactggagaaactgatcCAGCCAGAAGAAACGCAAGTTAACGGTATCGTTATCCTGGCTGACTACACTGGAGTGGGAATGTCACAGGCTTCAAATCCAGGCCCATTCCTTGCCAAAAAGGTTGTGAGCATACTTCAG tacATGCTTCACAGCTCAGACCTGCGCTCCCTGCACCAAAACATTCCCCGCTCAGTCCTGCCAGAGGAGTATGGAGGCACTGCTGGCCAACTTGACATGCGTGCATGGTCAAGACTTCTGTTGGACTCTGAGGAGGAATTCATAGTGGAGTTCTGCCAGCCAGATCCACTAGAGGGTGTGGTTCTGCCAGAGTCCATGCTGTTTCATGGCGAGGAAGCCAGCGGGCAGGATGAAGACGCCTTCAGGGGGCTGCGCTCTCCACTTTACTCATGTTACTGA
- the ttpal gene encoding alpha-tocopherol transfer protein-like isoform X1, with amino-acid sequence MAESIGLRSGSVNPTAAAEPKWFPGPPPAVYTCTLSPELVAKAREELQEKPEWRLRDVQALRDMIQKEQPNLRTRLDDAFLLRFLRARKFDYDRALQLLVNYHAGHKAWPEVFQDLKPSMVKHVLDLGFLTVLPRPDPNGRYILCLRPGKWKPNDYPFVDNVRALYLTLEKLIQPEETQVNGIVILADYTGVGMSQASNPGPFLAKKVVSILQDGFPIRIKAVNIINEPRIFKGIFAVIKPFLKEKMADRYMLHSSDLRSLHQNIPRSVLPEEYGGTAGQLDMRAWSRLLLDSEEEFIVEFCQPDPLEGVVLPESMLFHGEEASGQDEDAFRGLRSPLYSCY; translated from the exons ATGGCTGAGTCCATCGGCCTCAGGTCTGGTTCAGTCAACCCGACAGCAGCTGCAGAACCAAAGTGGTTCCCTGGACCCCCACCAGCTGTTTACACCTGCACCCTTAGTCCCGAATTGGTGGCCAAGGCACGAGAGGAGCTCCAGGAGAAACCAGAATGGCGTCTACGGGATGTTCAAGCACTACGAGACATGATACAAAAG GAGCAGCCCAATCTCAGGACAAGGCTGGATGATGCCTTCCTTCTGCGCTTCCTTCGGGCCAGAAAGTTTGACTACGACAGAGCCCTGCAGCTGTTAGTCAATTACCACGCAGGACATAAAGCTTGGCCAGAGGTGTTCCAGGACCTGAAGCCATCTATGGTAAAGCATGTACTGGACTTGGGATTCCTCACAGTCCTGCCTCGACCTGACCCCAATGGGAGGTACATCCTCTGCCTCCGGCcag GAAAATGGAAACCAAATGACTACCCATTTGTTGACAATGTGAGGGCCCTTTATCTgacactggagaaactgatcCAGCCAGAAGAAACGCAAGTTAACGGTATCGTTATCCTGGCTGACTACACTGGAGTGGGAATGTCACAGGCTTCAAATCCAGGCCCATTCCTTGCCAAAAAGGTTGTGAGCATACTTCAG GATGGGTTTCCAATCAGAATAAAGGCTGTTAACATAATTAATGAACCTCGGATTTTCAAAGGCATTTTTGCTGTAATCAAACCTTTCCTGAAAGAGAAGATGGCAGATAGG tacATGCTTCACAGCTCAGACCTGCGCTCCCTGCACCAAAACATTCCCCGCTCAGTCCTGCCAGAGGAGTATGGAGGCACTGCTGGCCAACTTGACATGCGTGCATGGTCAAGACTTCTGTTGGACTCTGAGGAGGAATTCATAGTGGAGTTCTGCCAGCCAGATCCACTAGAGGGTGTGGTTCTGCCAGAGTCCATGCTGTTTCATGGCGAGGAAGCCAGCGGGCAGGATGAAGACGCCTTCAGGGGGCTGCGCTCTCCACTTTACTCATGTTACTGA